From the genome of Crocosphaera sp. UHCC 0190:
ATTAAAAATCCGCATGGTGTAATCACTATTTTGATCACCTGGGAGGGCAAAAATCACCCCATCGGCCCCAATCCCAAAATGGCGATCGCACATTTTAATAGCTTGTTCAGGAGAGATGAGGGGAGTTGAACTAGCGCGGTTGTCAATTAAAATAAAATCGTTACCCAATCCTTGATATTTAGTAAATTCCATGATGATCAGTCCTTCCCTTGTCTTATAAACAATTATCAATCACCAGAGAAAGAAGGACAAGCGATCGCTGATAATTGGAAGAATAGTCAACATTTATTTTGAGCAATAATGACCGAATTTGATACAGGGTTGCCCAGTGTGCGACAAGTGCAGAAATACATCAAAGATAAACAAAAAATAGCCATCAAGCTAACGACGGATGAGACGTTAGTGGGCAATGTTCTTTGGCAAGATTCTCAAAGTATTTGTCTGTCTGATGAGTCTCAACAACCGATTCTGATTTGGCGACAGGCATTGGTTTATATTAAACCCGCCTAATCAATTTCTTTCAATTTGCAACTTTTATCCCCAAAATGGGCAACCTGAAATTACCAACCAGACTGCTCGATTCAAGACAATATTAGACCTTATGAGCATTCAAAACATTATCGACCAAGCCCTCAAAGATGGCTTTTTAACGCCAAACATGGAAGAAGAAGTCGGAAGGATTTGTGAATCAGCCGCAGAACTTCCTATAGATGAGTATATGGCGTTAGATCAACTCATGGGAGCATTATTGACAGGGGAAGTCAAAGCCGTGCCACGAAAACAGTTTATCAACCTCATGGAAGAATTGGTACTGAGTGAAGCGATTAATCGTATTGCTGCGCTAGAGTCAAAAGAACCTTGTCAGTTAGACGTGGGAGATATTGCTGCTTATGCTCTTAATCGCTTACCCCCTCTCTATGCGACTACCCAGGAAGGGGCAGAATACCAACGTCAGCGGGCAAAAGAAGAACTACAAACCTTGATTGCTCAACAGGTAGAAGAAGGGATTCAACGCTATGTAGCTTGTCCCACGGTACCTGGCAGAAATCCCCTGGAAAAAACCCAACGCAATGACATTTTTGAGAAAATGACCGATCTGCTCAAATCCCTGGCCCCTGATTGAACGCCTACAAAAATGAGCCACTGGGGAACCTTATTTTTACCGATGCGTCAAGAGATGATAACGTGAGGAGTAATTATGCGTTGGGTAAGCTCATGAGTCAAGCAATTTCTGCACCTGGATTATTAGGCCAATGGCAACAGTCTCAGTCCAAGGTGTCCCCAGAAAAACTCTCAAATTATGATTTGATTCTCCGGTGTCAGGAAGGCTCTCAGCCAGAACGTGGGGCATTTTCTGAACTATTGCACCGCTATCAGTCCCATGTAGATCGGATTCTCTACCATCTCGCCCCTGATTGGCAAGATCGGGCTGATCTCGCTCAAGAAGTTTGGATTCGTGTTTACCGCAACATTAAGCGTCTCAATGAACCGATGAAATTTCGGGGTTGGTTGAGTCGCATTGCTACTAACTTGTTTTATGATGAATTGCGTAAGCGCAAGCGCGTAAGTCATCCCATCTCCCTAGACGCGCCTCGGCGGGTCGAAGATGGAGAAATTGAATGGGATATTGTGTCTGATTATCCAAGTCCTGATGATAATCTCACCACCCGCGAATTTTATGACCGTTTGCAGGTAGCGATCGCTGATTTACCAGAAGCTTTCCGTACTACCATTGTCCTGAGAGAAATTGAAGGCCTCGCTTACGAAGAAATCGCGGAAATGACGGGAGTTTCTTTAGGAACTGTTAAATCTCGCATTGCTAGAGCTAGAGCTAAATTACAATCAGTTCTACAACAATATCTCGACTAATTGGGATTATAGTCATCCCAATCATCATTTGTGAGGGGTGTCATGACATTGCTATTATTTAGCATCCGTCTCCGCAGCCAAGTGTCTTGGTTTAGCTTCTAGGAGAGGTTAATTCATGATGTCTGATTTTCAACAAGAGAAAGGGCCCGAGGCCATTGATTCAAGGGATATGGATAATCAGTTTGAGCGTTTTGAGTTGTTAAGTGCCTATCTGGATGGGGAAGTGACAGCAACAGAACGCAAACAAGTCCAGCAATGGCTTGACACTGATCCTCAGTTTCATCACCTATATAAGCAGTTGTTGCGTCTTCAGCGAGAAATACCAACCGCCCCTGTCCCCCATAGTCCTGTAACTGCTGAGCAGTTGTCTGAGCGCGTTTTTGATGCCGTTGATGATCAACAGCGTAGCAGACGAGGGGTATTGGTTGGCGGGTTAGCGATCGCCGCTATTGTGGTGGGTGCGGTGTCTCATTTGGGGTTACGAGATGGTTTCTTGTCTCCTCGTTATGCTGAAAATTTAACCAACCCTCAAGGAGAAGGGGAAGCTTTGACGATTGCCCTCAATCGTCCGGTGGTTGATATTCCTCCCACGGTTCCCTAGGGTTGTCTTTGTCTGTCCACCATCCTGATTTAAGAAAAGTTCCACGAAATTTTTGAATGTTTTCAGGGGTCATCAGGTAGCCCCAAGCTTCCCCTAATGGCTCTCCTGTAACATTATAAATTGGCAGTTTTTGTCTTATGTATTGGTTATCTTGCGGCGATCGCTGAGGCTCATAGTCTTCTAACTTATCTAACTTTTTTAAGGCCATTTCCTCGGCAAAAGTCAATAAATAACCTTTGACCTTACTGTCTCCTGACATCATAGCCGGATACCCCAAATTAAGGTGATAGAGATAGCCATAGGTGTAAGCGCGACAGGTTTTAATGACTTGGCCTTCGCAATAAATAGGATAATTTCGTTCCCCTGGTTTTAGGGTTCCGTAAACAAAAACTTTCAAGATCATTTTAGAGAAAACAGCTTTTATAGGGAAAACTGGTATGAGGAGACTGTGTATTTTTTTAGTTTCTCCTCATTGACAGCAAAGTCACTCAGAAAATCGGGGGCTTTAGCGATTCCACCCTGTGCGCTATATTTATTGGTAACAATATCATCGGCAAAATAATGATCGCTTGATGACATATCTGCTGGATAAATATAGCCATCTAATGTAGCAATCGCTAGGTTAAAAAAACGTCCGACAGAGGATTCTAGCATTCCACCACACCAAACCCCAATATTTTGAGATTTGCAGAGATCGTGTATTTTTTTAGCTTCAGTGAGTCCGCCTACTCTTCCTGGCTTAATATTAATAATTTGACAAGCACCTATTTTAATGGCTTTGCGAGCATCTTCTACAGAAAGAATACTTTCATCCAGACAAATAGGCGTTTTAATTTGCTTTTGAAGCTCTGCATGATCAACAATATCATCCCAAGCTAAAGGCTGTTCTATCATCATTAAATTAAAGTTATCTAAAGTCTTTAATAATTCTAGATTTTTTAAAGAATAGGCTGAGTTAGCATCTGCTAGTAAGGGTAAGTCAGGAAAGTTCTGTCTGACTTTTTCTAGGGGTTGAATATCCCAACCAGGTTCAATTTTTAGTTTAACTCGCGGCACACCATTTTCCACATTTAAAGCAACTTCATCAAGTAATTTATATTCATCTTTAATGATACCGATTGCTCCTCCCACTTGAACCTGATTAGAAGTTCCTCCCAAGAGTTGCCAGAGGGGTTGTTGTAGCTGTTGTGAATAAAGATCCCAAAAGGCTGTTTCTACAGCAGTTTTGGCAAATGAGTAACCTTTGATATGGGAAAATAGCTGACAAATTTCAGCCGGATTTTCGATGTTTTTACCAATAATTTGAGGAAGAATAAAATCTTTAAGAACCAGAAATGAAGTATCAGCATAATCGGGGACATAAAAGGGAAAAGGAAGGGTCGAACCTTCTCCATATCCAGACATACCCGCAGCTGATAATTTAGCTAAAATACTTCTTTTTTGGGATATCTCAGCAAAGCTAGTGCGATAAGTTTTAATCAGAGGTAATTCAAATAAAAAGATTTCAGCACTTTCGATGATCATAAATTTATTCCGGTTGATTTTTGTGGCTTTCTAATTTTAATACTAAATTAATAATTTTGGCCAAAGATGAGAATAGACCATTGTTTTTAGTGACCAATTAATTGAGCAACCCGTAAAGCTGAAGTAACAGCCCCTTCATGTAAACCATCAGCTAAATAGGCCCCTGCATAATAAGTATTATTTTCCCCATTGGTTTTAATAATTGCATCAACAAATTCAAAAGCGTTGACGGTATATAGGGGGGTATGATGTTCTTGAATATGCACTATTTTATCTTTGGCAATTAAAGTCTCTAAGTCAAAAGCCAAACTATATTTATCAGAGGATGAGATGGCACAAATTTGATTCAAATAGGCATTATACCCCCATCCTTTATCGGTTTGAAAAAAGTCAAATTCCGAGAATTTTGCAATGCCGTATCTTTGATAGATTGAATGATCATGATGAATAATTGTAGTCGCTTGATTTTTTTTCCAGAGAGAAAATCGTTTAATTTCCGCTTCTGTCGGGTCAGATAATAAGGTCAGAATTTGATCGGGAGGGGTGGCAAAAACCAGATGATTAAATTGTTTTTCTACTCCTGGGGATAGGTGAAGGGTTACGGTATTATCTTGTCGAGAAATACCCACAATTTCTGCATTCAGAAAAATCTTTCCCCGCAAATTTTCTTGAATTTTTTTTATATAAGAATATACGCCGCCCTTTATCCTCAACCAATCCACAAATACATAATCCCTTACAATAGGAATTCCTAAAGCAGCCGGAAATTGATCGATCAGATCAAATGACATAGAATAGCTATACATTAACAATAATTTTAGCCAACAATTCCGAATACATTGACCTTGCAAATAGTCGGACATGGGATGATGATGAAAGGCTGATTCTTGACCAAATTTAATTTTTGCCAAGAGTCCTGCGGAACGAGCATATAATGTATCTAAACGAATATATTCAAGGAATCTTTGCCATCCTTGATAATTCTTTTTAATCATTCCCCCAGATAAAAAGTGACTACCATCTTGTAGAAATAAACCAGAACCCGTGTTAACAGGTTCTAATTCAATGCCTAATTCCTGCATTAAATTGATAAAATTATGAAAGACAACAGGAAATTCTAATACCCCGCATTCCAAAATTAAATTAGAGTCTGAGTGATTTGGTTTAACATTTTGATTTAATGTCCGAATATGACCCCCTAAGATAGATTGCTTTTCAAAAACTGTCACTTGATGCCCTTGTTTTTCGAGTAAATAAGCAGTAATCATGCCACTTGCACCACCACCAATAATTGCTATTTGCATTGTTTCAAACCTCATTTACTCCTTTTTAAAAATTAGTTATCATGACATTTTTTATCTAAGATAAAATCAAATCACCGGATAATTTTTGGTACAAAACTGCTCCCGTCCAAAAGGTTGCCGCAAATCCTGGATATCCTGACGAAGCATTACAAAAATAGAAATTATTTAAGGAACTTTCATAGTTTAAACGTCCTAATCCCATTTGTTTTGGTGTTAAATTGGACCCATAGGAATTACCTTGAGGACACCAACAAAAACGCTCATTAGTTGTGGGACTTCCCGTCATTTTTAAGACAATATGTTGTCTTAAATTAGGAATGTAGTGTTTTTCAACTAGATCAAGCATGATGTTTAAAATTTCTTCTTTTTTTTGTTTATAGGCTTTTTTATCCTGTTCTTTTAACTGTTTAAAATAATCATAATTGGCGACAGTTAAAAATTGAATTACTTGGCAATCTTCTGGACAATCTCTAATTTCTTTAGTCAATAAAGTCGGGGTGGTAATCGCAAAACTTAATTGAGAAAAGTCCTGTTCCTCATACATTTGTTTAAAGGCTTTATTCAAATCTTGCTGCTCACTATGAAAAGTGTTCCATTTGCCAAATCCATAGTCTCTGAGGTCGAGATTTTTAACCACACAATAAGCCACATAATTAGAGGGAGAATATTCATAATTTAGCTTGTTTTGTACTGCCCTCGAAAATTTTTCAATACCGATCATTTGGGCGGCTTTTTGGGGATCAAGATTACTAATAATTGTTTGTCCTGTAAATTCATGGGATTGATGGGTTAAACGATCAATGGTTTTAACCCCTGTGACAGTTTTATTATTAACAATAAATTCAGTCACTTCTTGATTAAACAATACCTCACCCTGATTGTTTTCAATGATATTAACCAAGGAATTGATAACAAATTCAAAGTGCTTTGTTGGGTAATAAGCCCCTCTTTGATAGCCTGTAAATAAGATAACCCAGGCATAAAATGATAATTGTTCTGGGGGTAATAAAAAATCTGGCCATTGTAAGGCTAATAAAGTTTGGGCTGCTTGGGGTAACTGAAATTGATTAAAAACATCCTGAAGGGTTTTATTAACATATTTAATGGCACACCAAACTTCTGAAAAATGCTTAAATAATTTAAGCGGACTTAGGGGAGGTGAGAGATATTTTAAGCCTTGGCTAACAGTTTGAATTTCTGAAATGAATTGACTAATTTGCTTGGTATTTGCGGGAAATAAGGCAGATAAACGACCAATTAATTCTTGAGAATCTGAGGGAATATCTAAGGAAAAACCAGGCATTCTCATGTGATCGAATCCGTTGGGATTATAACGTTCAAAGGTGACTTCTTTAGCCAGATTTAACCGTTTAAGGACACGATTAACTGGTTCGCCTTCTCCACAATCCCAAACATAATGAAGTTGGGCATTAAAGGTATATTTATTACCGATAGTGAAGCTGTGACCAAAGCCCCCTGGATGTTCATGGGCTTCTAATATTTTGACCCGTTTTCCTGCGTTGGCCATTAATGCTCCAAATACCAAAGCAGACAAGCCACTACCGACGATTAAATAATCTATTTTCATGTTATTCGTCTGAAGGTTGAGTGACATAAACACCTTCCTCCTATACCCATGTTATCTCATATTTTTTCAGGGGTATTCTTTTGCTAAAAAAGTTTGAATTAGTTAATATTCATGATGGGGATGGAATCGTCAAACAGAGGATTTTTTTAATTTCTTCTAGAGCTAAATTAATCGCATTTTTCGTCATAGAGGAGAAATCTTCGCCAAAATTGAAATTATTGGCAGGAATTAAAATCCAATAAACCAGGGGTTCTTTTTGATAAAGGGCTTTAGTCAGTGCCAAAAGATTCCAAGGATTACTATGATGAGGATTGAAGTTAGTATGATTGTTATTTAATTTGAGTTGTTTAATTTGTGGTTTTTCCTCTTCTTGATTGGTGGTTTCTTGGACATCAATAAAAATCACTAAATCTGCTTGAGAAATGTTTTCAGCAAGTTCGGGACTAAGTTGATGTAAAGGCAGAGAAATGACATTTTTAAAGTTCCAGTTAGCAACGATTTCAGCAATTTTCTGACCGGCACCATCATCACTTCTTAAAGTATTTCCATAGCCAATCACTAAGATGTTTTTTGAGGTTTCCAGGTTCGATGCTTTACTC
Proteins encoded in this window:
- a CDS encoding sigma-70 family RNA polymerase sigma factor; amino-acid sequence: MSQAISAPGLLGQWQQSQSKVSPEKLSNYDLILRCQEGSQPERGAFSELLHRYQSHVDRILYHLAPDWQDRADLAQEVWIRVYRNIKRLNEPMKFRGWLSRIATNLFYDELRKRKRVSHPISLDAPRRVEDGEIEWDIVSDYPSPDDNLTTREFYDRLQVAIADLPEAFRTTIVLREIEGLAYEEIAEMTGVSLGTVKSRIARARAKLQSVLQQYLD
- a CDS encoding hydrogenase maturation protease, translating into MSKASNLETSKNILVIGYGNTLRSDDGAGQKIAEIVANWNFKNVISLPLHQLSPELAENISQADLVIFIDVQETTNQEEEKPQIKQLKLNNNHTNFNPHHSNPWNLLALTKALYQKEPLVYWILIPANNFNFGEDFSSMTKNAINLALEEIKKILCLTIPSPS
- a CDS encoding Hfq-related RNA-binding protein, which produces MTEFDTGLPSVRQVQKYIKDKQKIAIKLTTDETLVGNVLWQDSQSICLSDESQQPILIWRQALVYIKPA
- a CDS encoding anti-sigma factor, which gives rise to MMSDFQQEKGPEAIDSRDMDNQFERFELLSAYLDGEVTATERKQVQQWLDTDPQFHHLYKQLLRLQREIPTAPVPHSPVTAEQLSERVFDAVDDQQRSRRGVLVGGLAIAAIVVGAVSHLGLRDGFLSPRYAENLTNPQGEGEALTIALNRPVVDIPPTVP
- a CDS encoding late competence development ComFB family protein, with the protein product MSIQNIIDQALKDGFLTPNMEEEVGRICESAAELPIDEYMALDQLMGALLTGEVKAVPRKQFINLMEELVLSEAINRIAALESKEPCQLDVGDIAAYALNRLPPLYATTQEGAEYQRQRAKEELQTLIAQQVEEGIQRYVACPTVPGRNPLEKTQRNDIFEKMTDLLKSLAPD
- a CDS encoding gamma-glutamylcyclotransferase family protein; the encoded protein is MLKVFVYGTLKPGERNYPIYCEGQVIKTCRAYTYGYLYHLNLGYPAMMSGDSKVKGYLLTFAEEMALKKLDKLEDYEPQRSPQDNQYIRQKLPIYNVTGEPLGEAWGYLMTPENIQKFRGTFLKSGWWTDKDNPREPWEEYQPPDD
- the menC gene encoding o-succinylbenzoate synthase, encoding MIIESAEIFLFELPLIKTYRTSFAEISQKRSILAKLSAAGMSGYGEGSTLPFPFYVPDYADTSFLVLKDFILPQIIGKNIENPAEICQLFSHIKGYSFAKTAVETAFWDLYSQQLQQPLWQLLGGTSNQVQVGGAIGIIKDEYKLLDEVALNVENGVPRVKLKIEPGWDIQPLEKVRQNFPDLPLLADANSAYSLKNLELLKTLDNFNLMMIEQPLAWDDIVDHAELQKQIKTPICLDESILSVEDARKAIKIGACQIINIKPGRVGGLTEAKKIHDLCKSQNIGVWCGGMLESSVGRFFNLAIATLDGYIYPADMSSSDHYFADDIVTNKYSAQGGIAKAPDFLSDFAVNEEKLKKYTVSSYQFSL
- a CDS encoding NAD(P)/FAD-dependent oxidoreductase, with translation MSLNLQTNNMKIDYLIVGSGLSALVFGALMANAGKRVKILEAHEHPGGFGHSFTIGNKYTFNAQLHYVWDCGEGEPVNRVLKRLNLAKEVTFERYNPNGFDHMRMPGFSLDIPSDSQELIGRLSALFPANTKQISQFISEIQTVSQGLKYLSPPLSPLKLFKHFSEVWCAIKYVNKTLQDVFNQFQLPQAAQTLLALQWPDFLLPPEQLSFYAWVILFTGYQRGAYYPTKHFEFVINSLVNIIENNQGEVLFNQEVTEFIVNNKTVTGVKTIDRLTHQSHEFTGQTIISNLDPQKAAQMIGIEKFSRAVQNKLNYEYSPSNYVAYCVVKNLDLRDYGFGKWNTFHSEQQDLNKAFKQMYEEQDFSQLSFAITTPTLLTKEIRDCPEDCQVIQFLTVANYDYFKQLKEQDKKAYKQKKEEILNIMLDLVEKHYIPNLRQHIVLKMTGSPTTNERFCWCPQGNSYGSNLTPKQMGLGRLNYESSLNNFYFCNASSGYPGFAATFWTGAVLYQKLSGDLILS
- a CDS encoding FAD-dependent oxidoreductase, whose amino-acid sequence is MQIAIIGGGASGMITAYLLEKQGHQVTVFEKQSILGGHIRTLNQNVKPNHSDSNLILECGVLEFPVVFHNFINLMQELGIELEPVNTGSGLFLQDGSHFLSGGMIKKNYQGWQRFLEYIRLDTLYARSAGLLAKIKFGQESAFHHHPMSDYLQGQCIRNCWLKLLLMYSYSMSFDLIDQFPAALGIPIVRDYVFVDWLRIKGGVYSYIKKIQENLRGKIFLNAEIVGISRQDNTVTLHLSPGVEKQFNHLVFATPPDQILTLLSDPTEAEIKRFSLWKKNQATTIIHHDHSIYQRYGIAKFSEFDFFQTDKGWGYNAYLNQICAISSSDKYSLAFDLETLIAKDKIVHIQEHHTPLYTVNAFEFVDAIIKTNGENNTYYAGAYLADGLHEGAVTSALRVAQLIGH